One window from the genome of Nocardioides panaciterrulae encodes:
- a CDS encoding RDD family protein, whose product MSGGTGGDGVSPVPREARPWQGRRAGVVTRLAAAALDAAVVGLVLLAGYFGLAAVMFMVDPRGFELPHAGLFLSLTSAFVVAFCYLALAWSVSGRSYGGLVLGLRVQRHDGRPLGLVLAVLRSAACVVLPVGLLWVAISRHRCSLQDLLLGTRVVYDWQPRGVHRPNGDR is encoded by the coding sequence GTGTCCGGGGGCACGGGCGGTGACGGAGTCTCGCCCGTCCCGCGGGAGGCCCGGCCGTGGCAGGGCCGGCGGGCGGGGGTCGTCACCCGGCTGGCGGCTGCCGCCCTCGACGCCGCGGTCGTCGGGCTGGTGCTGCTCGCGGGGTACTTCGGGCTCGCGGCCGTGATGTTCATGGTCGACCCCCGCGGCTTCGAGCTGCCGCACGCCGGGTTGTTCCTCAGCCTGACCTCGGCCTTCGTGGTCGCGTTCTGCTACCTCGCGCTGGCCTGGTCGGTCAGCGGCCGCAGCTACGGCGGCCTGGTCCTCGGCCTGCGCGTGCAGCGCCACGACGGCCGCCCGCTGGGCCTGGTCCTCGCGGTCCTGCGCTCGGCCGCCTGCGTGGTGCTGCCGGTGGGGCTGCTCTGGGTGGCGATCAGCCGGCACCGGTGCTCGCTGCAGGACCTGCTGCTGGGCACCCGGGTGGTCTACGACTGGCAACCCCGCGGGGTCCACCGGCCCAACGGCGACCGGTGA
- a CDS encoding SHOCT domain-containing protein, with amino-acid sequence MSFWDIVWFIIISFAFVAYLMVMFSILVDLFRDREETGLMKAVWVVALIVFPLLTALVYLIVRGRGMAERQMRDTAAAQAQQEQYIREVAAKSSPADQIAQARKMLDDGMISQPEFERLKEKALV; translated from the coding sequence ATGTCGTTCTGGGACATCGTGTGGTTCATCATCATCAGCTTCGCGTTCGTCGCCTACCTCATGGTGATGTTCTCGATCCTGGTCGACCTCTTCCGCGACCGCGAGGAGACCGGCCTGATGAAGGCGGTCTGGGTCGTCGCCCTGATCGTCTTCCCCCTGCTGACCGCGCTGGTCTACCTGATCGTGCGGGGTCGCGGCATGGCCGAGCGGCAGATGCGCGACACCGCCGCGGCCCAGGCCCAGCAGGAGCAGTACATCCGTGAGGTCGCGGCCAAGAGCAGCCCCGCCGACCAGATCGCGCAGGCCCGCAAGATGCTCGACGACGGCATGATCTCGCAGCCGGAGTTCGAACGGCTCAAGGAGAAGGCGCTGGTCTGA
- a CDS encoding PH domain-containing protein produces MGLPADQLSPGERVVLETREHWKHLLGAMLICAAAVVGLLVVVAISPDSGFLAWLDQAGWIAFVVVVAIFGLWPAVAWWNRTYTLTTERLATRSGVLRRSGRDIPLSRINDVAFDQGLLDRLVGCGTLRVSAASEEGTVVLKDIPHVHAVSLRMNELVRALGHPGQD; encoded by the coding sequence ATGGGGCTCCCTGCCGACCAGCTCTCGCCGGGCGAGCGCGTGGTGCTCGAGACGCGCGAGCACTGGAAGCACCTGCTCGGCGCGATGCTGATCTGCGCCGCCGCCGTGGTCGGGCTGCTGGTGGTGGTGGCGATCTCCCCCGACAGCGGCTTCCTGGCCTGGCTGGACCAGGCCGGCTGGATCGCGTTCGTCGTGGTGGTGGCGATCTTCGGGCTCTGGCCGGCGGTGGCCTGGTGGAACCGCACCTACACGCTCACCACCGAACGGCTGGCCACCCGCTCAGGGGTGCTCCGCCGGTCCGGCCGGGACATCCCGCTCAGCCGGATCAACGACGTCGCCTTCGACCAGGGCCTGCTCGACCGGCTGGTCGGGTGCGGCACGCTGCGGGTCTCGGCCGCGAGCGAGGAGGGCACGGTCGTGCTCAAGGACATCCCCCACGTCCACGCGGTCTCGCTGCGGATGAACGAGCTGGTCCGCGCGCTCGGCCACCCCGGCCAGGACTGA